CGGCAACTACCGAGATGAGAAGCGGCCCCAGAGAGATCGTGACGACCGGGAGCCCACTCGAGATCGCCCGACCAGGGCCTTTGACAGCTTTACGCGAGATCGGGAGGCCACTCCTGAGACTGAACCTCGGCCGCGAAATGGAGCTGGCCGTAGCAAGCTCGACACGTGGCGTTCCGGCAACGACGCCAAAGAACCAGTTCCCGCCCCGGAAAAgcgcgaccgcgaccgcaCAAAGAGTTGGCGCGATCGCGACAGGGACGCCGAGCCGTCCGACGAaccgcgaggcggcggcagaaaCACGGATCGCCGCTGGGGCCGAGATCGCGATCAGAGAAATGAGCGAGACCCGGAGtggctcgacgagccgcagcctgagcagcgcgaggctcACACCCAGCAAGACTTCCAGAAGTGGATGGAGCAGATGAAGGCTGCTAAGAGCGGCGCATCGACCGCTGCGAAGCCCAATGCCAATGTCCTCGAGACGGTTGAGGCTGCAAAGCCACCTGCGCCATCGCCTGCTGTCGAAGCTGGGCCCGACAAGTTTTTCATGGCCTTTGGCGGTACATCTAGCGCGGCACTCCCTGTTGCCAGCCCGCCTGAACAGAAGGAggctgctcccgccgccaaggccaagcctGCGGGCAAGTCGTCGAGGTTCACGTCGTTCTTTGCCCAGCCCCAGGCAGATGGACGCGCGAGCGCCCCAacagccacgccgccgacagcacCCCCCTTCCAAAGCCCGATTCCGATATCGATGGCCGGACCTGGCCACccatcggcgccggaggaggagcgacAGGCAttccagcagctcctcgccaaGCTGCAGAAGCAAAGCATGAGTGCCACCCCTCCCGGCGCGTCAGCCTTCCCGGTCCCGCAGCAGGGCAGCCTTCCCGACCAGGGCAAGAAGAGTGCCATCACGTCGCCAGAGCCCTTCCAGCAGTATGGAggcgaccgccgcgacggcccaATGGGTCGTCCGTCATctcagcagccgcgcgaGATTctcgcgccacgcccgcaGCCACAGACCGCGCGCCCTGAACAGCTCCTGAATGAGCTCGTGGGTCATCATAACCGAGTCTCGAGCCAGGGATCCGGACGTCCAGAGGGCGGAGCCGCTCGAAACAACAGCAACACGGAATTCTTGATGAACCTGATGAGGCCCGGTCTCGCCAGCCAACAACAGGCTGACCAGCAAGCTCGCATGCAGCCGCAACAGCCGCAACCGCAAAAGCCTGCGCAGATGACGCCGTACAATGAGCGAGAGTTCGAGTTCCCCGGCGTGGAGAACCGAAACACCCAGCGCCAAGGACGCAATCAGCCGCCTCCAGGCTTCCCGATGGACGACTCCTTCCATGGCGCCTCCGACCAGGAGCAGCGTCAGAATAACCAACCCCCGCAGATTTTGCAGCggccccctccgccgccgggcctCAACCAGATGCCTCCCGAGTGGATGGCCAGAGGGCAGATGCCGCCCCCTCAGCAGCGAGGCCCGatgggcccgccgcctggaTTGGCCGGGGAGCCAAGCCGAAACATGCCTGTGCCGCACATGTTCCCTCCCAACTTCCCGCCCGgggccatgccgcccccgccTGAGGCGCTTGGCGGCATGCCTCCGCGCAacatgcccatgccgccgccgggcttcTTCGCTGGCCCGCCACCACAGGGCTTCCTGCCTCCTGGACTGGGCGGGTTCAACGGACCACCCGGCCCCGAGTCGCACGGTTTCGGTGGCTCTCCGTTCGAAGGACGTGGCATCCCGCCTGCCGGCAACCGTGGCACCAACTACGGCCGCCCGTAAGCGGTGCAGCACAGTCACCCCGCCCCGCAAGCACGAACGCACGTAGGCATGCAAACATGCACGTGTGCTGAGGTAGGCCGGCCGGCTCTGATGGGACGACATGCAGTGCATAATCGATGTATCCTCCCTGTCGACACTGGGCTAGCATTGGCCCTGCTGTGGCGGTGTGGTCGGCTTTTTTTTGCTCGCGACGGAACGACCAAGACCACGTCGGACGAACAAGGGGTTTCTTGGAGGGCGGTTCTCAACGGAAATGAAGGGCATCATGTATCACGCCCGCTGCGGCGTGAAGGTAGTGAGTGGTACCTGGGGCAATCAATGATGTGTGAGCTGGGGTGTGCGAGCCGCGGCGCCCTGTTGTACTACTGGAGATGCTTGCGTTTCCGACCATTGTGAATCTCTGCGTGTGTATGCGTGAGTGCGCCTCTATTTGCGGGACGTGTGCTCATGTGCGTGTTTGCCCAAATGTAACGGCGACGGTGCATCAACTCACTTCCATGCCGGTGGTAGTGCTTTGGTGCCTGCCCCTGTAGACATAGTATTACTTTCCATGGTATTTGCCACTACAAGAGTCATGGCGTGCACGACCGATTTACGAATAATGCATCAAGTCACGTCTCTTCTTCTCATGCGTTTGCAAGAGCATTCgatacatacatacatacagtacaCTGTAAATCATCCGGGACCATAAAAAACGCCAGAACAAAAAGGCCTTGTCCAAGCCCGCACGCATCCGACAAAAACGCGCCCCAACGCCAGGCCCTCGAAGTTCTCGACACAAGCCTAATAGTACCCAACCcgcgagtcggcggcggtgcaaTGTGATGAACCGGGCCGACATATCCCTTTGCTCTCTTCCCTCCTACTGCCAgttgtcgccctcggcggcgacgggtaGCAAATGGGAAACTCTCGTAGCTAGCCTCGCCTCAGTCCGTGAGATGGCGCTCATCCGCGCCTGGCATCAGGCTAGGGACCGCGACGGCCATCTATACCAAGCCCCACGGCCCGTCGCGGTCCTTGCCAGCCCGTACCTGAAAAAGACCCGTTGATGTCCGTCACGGCGCGGGCTGGATGGTGGAGCCGCTGCTCTTGCGCTTGGAGTAGGCCCTTCCAAGGCGCTGCGGAGAGAACTGACCGCTGAGTCTGCGCAACGAAAGCGACGAGGATAGCGAAAGTCGTTTTACGCCGGCGCGTGTACCGCTCACGCTTGGAGCAGCCTGGTTCTCTTCCGCATTACCATTTGCGTCCACAGTTGCGTCCACACTGGCCACGTTGGCGTCCATGTTGGCGTCCGCGTTCGTATCCTCACCcgcgcccttgcccttgtgcTTGGAGGAACGTCTGTGCAGAGAGCCCTACTTCTTCATACCCAAAAAGTTCCTCCGCTTCTTTTCCTTGTGCAGCTTGCCGTCTTCATGCTTCGGCGGTTCTGGGGCAACCGCAGACTTGGGCCGCGGACCTGGGGCGTTGATATTCATGGCCCCCATGGCCTGTGTCGGCGGAacggggccggggccggggcccgAACCAGGGCCTGGTCGGGTTGGCAACCCAGAGTTGAGTGGTCTGCCGGGCCCGGCACCCATGCGCTGGGGggcaccgccgacaccgacagTGCCAGGAccgggaggaggcggagcagGGCGCTCAAAAAGATGCGCGGGGGCACGGGGCTTGGGTCGCTCCATGGGGAGGTCGAGTTGCCGCTTGTCACGGCTCAGGTCACTAACCTGGCGGATAAAGAGTTGTGGCGTGAGCATATGCGAGGTGGCGAGGATGATGTCCCGGCTACGCAGGTTGCCGATGTCGTAGCATGCGCGGCTCTCGCTGTAtgtcgcgccgccagccatgaAGACGAAGATGCGCTGGCGATTCTCGGGAggtcgccggccggcggctgcccAGTTCGGCCGTCCGGCGCGGAGCGAGCCGCCTTGTGCAACCAGCAAGTCTTCATTCGGGTCCATCGGTGGTTTGACATAAGGGAACACGGTTTGGTCCAGGGTCCCTTTGGAAAGGGCGTCCAGCATCGACTTCAGGACCGGCTCGAAGCGCGAGAGACTATACTCTTCACTCGGTTGTTGGGCCTTGGGATCCCGGGGGAACAGTGGCGGTGGAACTTGCCGCGGCTCTTTCAGCGCATGTGAGGTCttgccgccgagaagctccATGTTCGCAGCAACCTCCGCGTCTTGCGGGGGCAGAGACGCATGGATCAGCAGCTTCTGAATGTCCTCTAAaatgacgccgccgcggtaCAGAACGTAGATGATGACGAGTCGCAGACGGTCCGACGGCAACACAGCGTCGTCATCTAATAGGCGGACGACGGATTCGCAAACGTTCTTGGGCTTCCTGTAGTCCTCATCTAAGCCGGTGGACATTGTCTGTTCAATCGAAGCAATGTCCATGAGCTTGTTGTGCTGAAACGTGTTCATGCACTCCTGTGCCATGGTGAGATGAAGCGAGTACGCCTCCTTCATCTCTTGAAACTGCGGGAGACCTGCCAGCATGTCTCGGATGGTGTTGAGGTTCGTCGGATCGGCATCTTCGTTGGTAAAGTGTGGGTTCTGGTCAAGGAACTTTTGGAAATCCCCCATGAGCTTGTCGATGGTGTCCTTCATGTGCCGGTGCCGATTGTCGACCCAGATCTTGTCCTTTTCACTCAGCTCCATGTCCTTTTCCTGAGCATCTGGCGCGCCTGCGTTGACAGTGGTATGGAAGGTGACCTTGTCACCATCCTTGATGGGGAGGAGATCTGCCGCCATGGCTTGGTAGGTGAACTCGTGCACCAGTGGGGCCATGAGGTCCATGGAGCGGTCCGTTATGACGAGATTAGCTTGCGGTCGgttcgagggcggcgggaaaTTCGGGTCCCAGTGCGCGTATCCGTCAAGCTCCTCCTGGACGAACCGTGCCAAGTGCGAACAAAGAACGCTGGCCTCGTGCATGGCGTTTTTGGGTCGGTAGTAGCGTACTTTAGGATACTCGCCCATTGTTATGCAAATGCCAGCAATCTGTTTCGTGGTAGGTCAGCCAATTTTGCGCGCCAAAGGCTCATCAGATTTGCTGAAACATACCCTTtgcgccagctgctgcatgtGTTTCGGGACGAGCGAGTTGCACGCCGGGTGGTAGAGCATCGGGAAGCTCCAGGGGTCGCGAAACGTGATCAGGTGCGACTCTCTGGGATAGAAGTCGATGAACAGCGTCTTTGAGCTTGCGCGCAGCTGCCTGATGCCGGGAAACTCGTCGATGCGCCTCCTGAGATTGGGGTCTAGGAGGTTCGTCCAGACCAAGAAGGCCCTGCGGTACCGCCTTCGCTCGAAGTCGGCCAGGAGACAGTCGACAATGTGTGGTTCGGGGGAGAGCAGATATATAGCATCCATCTCAGGGTTTGGCTCGCGACGACTTTCGATGCGCTCGATGGCTGGCGAAGGTTAGTATGAGCCGGCGTCAAGAATGGAGGTAGGGACACACTAGCTATATTATTGTTGAGAACGTCATCCTCCTTGACTGCATTGTCGAGAATCTTCCTGGAGGTCTCGTCGACTATCAGACATTTCCACTGTCGTGTCTCCTCGTCAGTTGTTACAGATcaccgcatcgcatcgcgtGTCACCGGGGGGAGCGGCGTACGTCGCCCTGGGTAATGTTCTTGATCTCCTGTATGATGACTGGCAAGACAACGTCAGCTATTCGGGAGGGTTCAAGACAAGACAGAATGCGAAGCGCGCGTACCATCGTGCTGCTCTTGAATTACGGACAGCCCCATGATGGTGGCTGGGGAGGCGGCCCGGCCTGCCTCGGTCGAACTCGAGCCGTGTCAACGGTGGAATGCGGTtgcgaggtgaggtgaggtcaAAGACAGAACGCAGTGTATCGAGACGTAACGCAGCAGCCGCGATACCGGGATCGGCGCGTCAGAAGCCGTGCAGCTGCGCGCAGCGAGGAGCACGACAGGGTGAGAGAGGTaggtggtggaggagtgGTGACAGACAGACCGACACACAGGAGACAAACAAGGAGGTTTTGGCGGGGTCGCTCACGGAGCTTGCAATGGAAGCGCAGGTGACGACCACCTGCCACTGATTGGGCCAGTGGGGGGCTCCAAGCCTGTAACCGGGTCCCTCCAGATTGCCTGGGCTAGCTGGGCATGCGCGCTGAGACGAAGCTTTTGTCTGGCTATAGTGGGGCGCGGCAGGGGGGCGCCGCTGAAGAACCTTTGAGCCGCTCCAGGCGGACATTGTAGCATCCGCTGCAGGCCGCCTCCACTCCAACTGCCGCCAAGTCGGTcccctgccccccctccAAGATGCGAACTCAATGAGGTCATCTCGGCCTTTGTGTGCTTCGTGCCGAGTACGTCTGTTCATCGCAGGAGGCACTCATTCATCCAGCTCAACTAGCCGGTCACAGCTTTTCTTTCCCTCGCGAAGCACAACCAGATCGTCATTCCGGTTATATCAGTAGccgagtacgaagtatacaATGTACGAAGCACTTGATCTCTAGCTGGCTCAAACAGGGGTATCAAAACACCAGCAAAAGTCTGTCATCCATAACCTACCCGGTGCACCATGAATGTCGTTTCATATCGCGTTGTCGGTACCGGTTCCCCTCAAATATCTCTCAACGTCGACACGCCCATAGATTTCCGCTTGCAGGCGCTCAGCTCTTTGTCTCTCTTTTGCCGCCAGTGCCTTTCTCTCCTTTCTCGTTtgctgtcgcggcggcgcctcagGCTCCTGTTCTgcccccttcttcttcttcctcttcgccTCCTCACTTGCCTGCTGAGCGCTCGCTCCGATGCCCAAGTTGTCCTCTTTGGCAGCCACCTTGATCGGATATCTCGGACCTTCGCCttccagccccagcccgcgccgggcgTCCGGGTCCCAGCCTTGCGATTGCAGCGTTCGCAGGCCCATGCGGGTGCGGTCGAGGCCCGAGGGCGGGTGAGAGTGCGTCAAGCTGACTTGGTGCGCGAGCGACGCCTCGTGTTCGCGCAGGGGCGTGATGATAGGCAGCGCGCAGACGGGACAAGTGATGGGTTTCCGTGctccctcatcatcgtcgtcgtcggcggtcgGGGCTCCGGGCGACTCTGTCCTCGATGCGGATGCCGACACAGAGCTGCCCTCTCCAAGGACGATACTCGCGTACAAATCCCCAGCGAG
Above is a genomic segment from Purpureocillium takamizusanense chromosome 2, complete sequence containing:
- a CDS encoding uncharacterized protein (EggNog:ENOG503NUBY), whose product is MALRYSAEFLLHLRESPLCTRPDNLPPVEDWMGATPEQLRAQSAKTTTDRTQRTTDVSLLDQGNRRPGPERHVSRNSANPEDIVFGPPRMAFSSARGNKSIDEKTLGMPDGQGRTGLRNRSGDLDGDRLRTSLRRNDADADNEGWSTVKPRKSFGAEGAERFHGKMGGNYRDEKRPQRDRDDREPTRDRPTRAFDSFTRDREATPETEPRPRNGAGRSKLDTWRSGNDAKEPVPAPEKRDRDRTKSWRDRDRDAEPSDEPRGGGRNTDRRWGRDRDQRNERDPEWLDEPQPEQREAHTQQDFQKWMEQMKAAKSGASTAAKPNANVLETVEAAKPPAPSPAVEAGPDKFFMAFGGTSSAALPVASPPEQKEAAPAAKAKPAGKSSRFTSFFAQPQADGRASAPTATPPTAPPFQSPIPISMAGPGHPSAPEEERQAFQQLLAKLQKQSMSATPPGASAFPVPQQGSLPDQGKKSAITSPEPFQQYGGDRRDGPMGRPSSQQPREILAPRPQPQTARPEQLLNELVGHHNRVSSQGSGRPEGGAARNNSNTEFLMNLMRPGLASQQQADQQARMQPQQPQPQKPAQMTPYNEREFEFPGVENRNTQRQGRNQPPPGFPMDDSFHGASDQEQRQNNQPPQILQRPPPPPGLNQMPPEWMARGQMPPPQQRGPMGPPPGLAGEPSRNMPVPHMFPPNFPPGAMPPPPEALGGMPPRNMPMPPPGFFAGPPPQGFLPPGLGGFNGPPGPESHGFGGSPFEGRGIPPAGNRGTNYGRP
- a CDS encoding uncharacterized protein (EggNog:ENOG503NUBY), with translation MAFSSARGNKSIDEKTLGMPDGQGRTGLRNRSGDLDGDRLRTSLRRNDADADNEGWSTVKPRKSFGAEGAERFHGKMGGNYRDEKRPQRDRDDREPTRDRPTRAFDSFTRDREATPETEPRPRNGAGRSKLDTWRSGNDAKEPVPAPEKRDRDRTKSWRDRDRDAEPSDEPRGGGRNTDRRWGRDRDQRNERDPEWLDEPQPEQREAHTQQDFQKWMEQMKAAKSGASTAAKPNANVLETVEAAKPPAPSPAVEAGPDKFFMAFGGTSSAALPVASPPEQKEAAPAAKAKPAGKSSRFTSFFAQPQADGRASAPTATPPTAPPFQSPIPISMAGPGHPSAPEEERQAFQQLLAKLQKQSMSATPPGASAFPVPQQGSLPDQGKKSAITSPEPFQQYGGDRRDGPMGRPSSQQPREILAPRPQPQTARPEQLLNELVGHHNRVSSQGSGRPEGGAARNNSNTEFLMNLMRPGLASQQQADQQARMQPQQPQPQKPAQMTPYNEREFEFPGVENRNTQRQGRNQPPPGFPMDDSFHGASDQEQRQNNQPPQILQRPPPPPGLNQMPPEWMARGQMPPPQQRGPMGPPPGLAGEPSRNMPVPHMFPPNFPPGAMPPPPEALGGMPPRNMPMPPPGFFAGPPPQGFLPPGLGGFNGPPGPESHGFGGSPFEGRGIPPAGNRGTNYGRP
- the sec1 gene encoding syntaxin binding protein 1 (COG:U~EggNog:ENOG503NVK8~BUSCO:EOG09261ZJR); the protein is MGLSVIQEQHDVIIQEIKNITQGDWKCLIVDETSRKILDNAVKEDDVLNNNIATIERIESRREPNPEMDAIYLLSPEPHIVDCLLADFERRRYRRAFLVWTNLLDPNLRRRIDEFPGIRQLRASSKTLFIDFYPRESHLITFRDPWSFPMLYHPACNSLVPKHMQQLAQRIAGICITMGEYPKVRYYRPKNAMHEASVLCSHLARFVQEELDGYAHWDPNFPPPSNRPQANLVITDRSMDLMAPLVHEFTYQAMAADLLPIKDGDKVTFHTTVNAGAPDAQEKDMELSEKDKIWVDNRHRHMKDTIDKLMGDFQKFLDQNPHFTNEDADPTNLNTIRDMLAGLPQFQEMKEAYSLHLTMAQECMNTFQHNKLMDIASIEQTMSTGLDEDYRKPKNVCESVVRLLDDDAVLPSDRLRLVIIYVLYRGGVILEDIQKLLIHASLPPQDAEVAANMELLGGKTSHALKEPRQVPPPLFPRDPKAQQPSEEYSLSRFEPVLKSMLDALSKGTLDQTVFPYVKPPMDPNEDLLVAQGGSLRAGRPNWAAAGRRPPENRQRIFVFMAGGATYSESRACYDIGNLRSRDIILATSHMLTPQLFIRQVSDLSRDKRQLDLPMERPKPRAPAHLFERPAPPPPGPGTVGVGGAPQRMGAGPGRPLNSGLPTRPGPGSGPGPGPVPPTQAMGAMNINAPGPRPKSAVAPEPPKHEDGKLHKEKKRRNFLGMKK
- a CDS encoding uncharacterized protein (COG:S~EggNog:ENOG503P37Y), with the protein product MRRRLEADDEDDDDNEEPEIPLHHKRPFGVGLRRKKIDFVRATESDSTLPSSTSSVAKGSLAGDLYASIVLGEGSSVSASASRTESPGAPTADDDDDEGARKPITCPVCALPIITPLREHEASLAHQVSLTHSHPPSGLDRTRMGLRTLQSQGWDPDARRGLGLEGEGPRYPIKVAAKEDNLGIGASAQQASEEAKRKKKKGAEQEPEAPPRQQTRKERKALAAKERQRAERLQAEIYGRVDVERYLRGTGTDNAI